Below is a genomic region from Falco naumanni isolate bFalNau1 chromosome 2, bFalNau1.pat, whole genome shotgun sequence.
AAGAGCAAGAGGAAACTCCTGGGCCAAGATGAAAGGCAGTTTCATAggtgaagcaaagcaaaggagtTGAGTCACTGCCTTCCATGGGGAGGCAGATGTTGatccacctccaggaaagcaggaccTCAGCACATGtgatggttacttgggaagacaaattcCATAAGCACAAAGGTTGCAAATTTCCCTGaatttttattgctgaacaCAGTGTCagatggcatggcatggcatgggaTGGCATGGGATAGCCCTTTGGTCAACTCAGGTCCGCTGTCCTGCTGTGCCCCCTCCTAGCATCTTGTGCACCCGCAACCTACTTGCGGGTGGAACAGAGTGCAAGAAAGAGACAACCTCAAGGCTGTATGAGCactgtcccacagcagccaaaacaggggtgtgttatcaacacttgATCACAAATTCGCAACACAGCACTATACGGGCTGCTAAGAAGACAGTTAACTGCATCCCAGCCAGAGCCAGGACACAGAGGGAGTGGCACCGGCCCATACAGGGCTGAAGGGAAGATaaaggctgcagcaaagcaaagcaagaggTATTTCCTTGTTAGCTGGCAAAGGAAGCAGCCCCGAAGGCCCACTGAGGCCCAAAGGACACGGCCAACGCAGGGCTTTTGGGTGGATAcacatctgctgcctctgcacatGTCCTTTGCGCGACGATGATGAGATTTTGTAAAACGtttggctcctgctgctcacaTGCTTGTTTAAATACAACGTTTTCAGTGAGAGCTAATTACGGTGCCCCTGAACTTCTGTCCCAAGGCCAGCGGGAAGTCTGTAATGCCATTACTCTTCGATGCTCTGCTGTACCGCATTGCTGTAGCACACATCTGAGACAGTATCTTCAAGATGTTCTTTTCTCAAAAACCAAGACAGTGAGGGAGGTTACACAGTGCCGTAGCCACACCACCAAACAGGTGTCCACAGCGTGTCAAGTAGAGTACAATATTTTGTCACCAAATCTATTTACAAAACAGCTTCTTGGTAAACAAGAACCAGTCTGTTGTTCCTGTCATTGAGGGGACTCCACGCAAAGGGCAGTTGcaaacaaactttatttttgctttccttgcagaCTTCTGAAGGTGTTCCGGAGAGGCGTTTCAGAACGTTAAAGGACCTCATATACACTTACGAGAAGCCAAATCAAGGACTAATAACAAACCTCCGCTACCCATTAAAGAAGCCAAACACCTCACGAAGAAACCTGGGGTTCAAGTCAGGAAAGGATGACCTTTATGATGGTGAGAAATTTAGCTCTGcctttgtggtttggttttttttacagatgaCTGCAGTGACAGGTTTGTAATGAATAGCTGCTACGTGTCCTCTGAGACCAGCTCCCCTGGGAAGTTCAGcatccttctttctctcttatCGTCAGTGGAAAGTGGTTATTCCCAGCTCACAGGTCACATACCCTCATCCCCCACAAATCAACACATTAAAATTACACAAGATACAGAAGGCAAAGCACGATGGTGCCCACAGCTCACTCCTTCATGGGCGTTGATGCTTCTAGTCTGGGGAAGGCTGAGGGCCACCTTTACCCCGCGAGGTTCTGCCAGGCTGCCGGCTCCCTGCGCTTCTCTGGGCATGAAGGCTGTCTTTATGAAGACACAACCTTCAGTGTCCAGGTTGAAAGCTGTTTTTATATCAAAATCCAGCTCAGTTCTTTTTGAgatgctggggacagggaggaggggggaagccAGCCAGCTTGTGGTTTGTTGTGATTGATATTTTAAGTTGGTGTGTTGAAAATAAGAAGCATATAACCTTGTGCTGAGGATCACAGCTGTGGAACCAGAGAGTTCAGTCTCTGATTGCTCTTCTGCTACTTTATGCTCACAAGTTCCAGGTATAAGATAAGGATACAGCGTTTCTGCCTGACAGAAATGTTATGCAAATGGCTACAGTAAAGGTGGAGGTTTTCACAAGGCGGTAGACCATGCTTTGTAGTCCCGTGGCATCTTTAAGTCTTTGTTTTGGGGAGGATGACTAGAGATACTGTTGGTAACTTGTCAGCGTCTCTCAGGCATTTGAAAGCCATTCTTCACATTGCTGCTGCCTGATGCTCAGCTGCAGTATCTATCAGGTCACAGGCTGCAAAATAACCTTGAAACTCTTCCAGGTCCTCTAGGTGTAACGAGAGCCACAGTGAGAGCACGTGTGAGCAAGGGAGATCCTTCCATTAAGTACCATTattgtaaagggaaaaaaatcttggcaTATGCAGTCTTTTGTGCGATTTGTATCTCGTGACGATGGCTAGCTACAATGCGGTCACGTGGGCCagcctttctgtgctgcagtcgTACCCCCTGTCGTAGCGTGCTGGCAGATGCTGGTTTCCTGCACACACCAAGAGTGCAGCAGCTCCGGCGCTCCCTGTGCCAAGCCgacaggatgggatgggaaggggCGAGCTCTCCCCACCGCTTCATGCACTACGCTGCATGTGTAGGGGCCAGTGCAGCAACAACCTGTCTGAGAGAAACAGTAGCAAAGGGACATTTCCAGGGTCTCCGACATTACATTATCACTTGTACCACTGTGCCACATTTgctctaaaaacatttttctggtaTCTTGTCATTGCCATTCCAGGGAGATGGAAAATAGTGCAGTAGCATGGatgtatttttaggaaaaaattgGGTGTAATGCATATTTTATTGTCTGGTCCTGCAACATGAACTTTTCTAGAAGATGCACATTTCCCTGGTCTGGGCtcacagggaggggaaaaaaaaaaacccacctttcaTTTCACTACCAACATGTTTGTGGGTGTCCATAAAAATGGAGTCTTCTCAAAACAATCAAATTACTTTGGAATTGTTGACgttcaattttaatttcagtttcactCCTACAGCATTCCAGACTTTCCCCTCAGGCTGCTATATGACATGCTCCCAGGGGGAGCTTAGGTTAATGGCGTggcatctctctctctctgaaatGCAGGCACCACACAGAACCCCGCGGTGCTTTCCCAAAGCAAGAACCACACTCTTCTGGCCCGGGCCTTCGTGTTGCGCCAGCAGCTGGCTTTTGCAGCACGTGCACACCTGAGCACGCCAGTGTGACCAGTGGGACACCTCAGGGGACTGGACTCACAGTAGTGGTTGTTGGGCATTTTTGAACGTTGTTTTCTAGCCTGGGAACACTGTGGCTGAGGGTGGCTGCTTCAAGGGACAGGAAGTTTCCATAGTGGAGACCGAGTGCCAGGCATTccatttctgcctttcccccagCTTCTCAAACAACATAATGCACCTGACAAGGtctgggagggagaggaggttTTAGGCTCTCCTCCCTTGATTGGAGGAGAGTTTTTCCGCTGCATTTTaattcagagaagaaaggggGTGTTATGCTATAGTTATAGCTATACCTCAGCTATTGATGTTTTTACCAAGTGGGGACGGTTTCCAGCATTTGGCTGTTCCTCAGGAAGAAGGGGTCTCACACTGTGCAAGAGCTTGCTGGCTCAGGAAAGGCAGTCCAGGCTTTGGCTCCCCGCGGGCTCCTGGAGGACCCAGCCCATAGCACGTGGGACCTAAACCTGGCCCTGCAACAGCAGAGAGTATGCGGAGAAACCAAACAGAGTTACTGACACCTGCCCAGCGACACGGCCACTGGCCAGCCTGCTTACCATGGGCTTTCAGAGGAGCCGCTTGCAGTAACAACATCTTTGGGATTTATTGATTTCTTTACAGAAATTGATGACGACGACTATGTCACTGTCTTACCCTGAATGGTCTGCAACCGGATGATTTGCGAAGCTGCCGTTTCGGGCTGTGCCACGGCTGCCAGCTGGGCATTCCCCGCTGTGGATCCATACCTCTGGAATTAGTCTGCTCCTTTTACAGACTCTCAGACCAGCAGTATTTTCTCCCGGTAGATCACATACAAACTACTATATGTTTTTGTTcagcaataaaagaaataatttttataacgGACACATGCATCCATATCCATAAATATGGACGGAAAGGTATCTGTGTGCATCTaagtgtatttttgtttttcagtcagCAAATAGTCCAAGGTGTCTACTGCTGAAATGAACAATCTGTTAGAAAGCAGcaagacaaagacaaaaaaaatgcatgtgtgtaAAACAGTAGTTTATGGCAAAACTGATAGGTGTGAATAAAAATcatacacaataaaaaaaattgattggCATCATATGATGCTTAGAAACCCCCAAACTCTGTTAAACCTCTAGACTCTGCACGACTGACATTACCTCATTGCTCCATAACAGGATAGTATTTCAGCTCTGTCAAGGAATACTAATATTATCCTGTAGTTTGGAATaatctaaatgaaaacaaaaaaggctgtGTTAAGTCCACACCATAAAGAATTAATCAACAACATGAAAATGGTttgaaatacttgaaatattGCAGAATGCTTCTGGTAGATTACAAGAAGAATGAGAGTTCTACATGCATGTTGGTATgaacacatctttttttttttttttttttttttttttttaattaggaactATAGGTATGTGAATGCTTGCCACATTTCATTTGCCACTGCTGTTACCTGTGTATTATAATGTgtatgggtttgggttttttatagtGTAAAAATTTGATTTAATCTTACTCCTAATTTTAAATGTTGAGCATATTCCTTTGTTCTGAAGGTGGCATTCAGCTAAGAGCCAAAGCCAGACCTGGAACATATGTCCTGATTCTCCCAGTCGCTAGTACCAACCCCCTCTCTGTGATCTTGACAAAGACATTTATattggttttgcatttgtttaagACCTTTCccaaattatttatgtattttaacgGGTAATACTAGTtagatttctttctgttacatttctttcaCACCGCTGTTTGTTAAAGGACTGTTAGATCTTTCAGTGCTTTGGACTTCATTATGAATTTAACGGTGCTTACAGTTTTTGGTGCCAGGATCAACTGGTATTTCTAGCatgaaggagacaaaaaaataaaacggTGAATAAACTCCAGCATTGCCAAAAATACTAACATATGTGTCCAAAAGTCattaactgaaaagaaactaGTTGTCTGTGAAGAACAGTATTAtcagagagaaataaacccGCCTTTGCTCTGTAGAAGGGCGCACAGCGATGTGCCCCTTTCTTTGCAGAATTCAGCAGCTGCCTGATGGTCGGTTATCACGTGTATccagacagcacagctgctgtgctgagacATCCCAGCTTGAGCAGCCCCGTCTTGAACAGCACACAACACTACAGGGTTTCTGAAAGGAGGGTCTCGGCAGTCCCCCACACGCTCGGTCAGTCACACTGATTTTCCGCCTTAGGAAAAGGCCGAGTGATGAGGAATCCCTCGTCGAGGAATCTCACGCTGCCGTGCTTTGGACTAGGATCCACAGTGCCACGGTGGCTGTAGCTCTGGATGCTGCATCTAGACCCGAAATTGCATCCAAGCCCACAGTCCGGTCTCTTCTCAGGCGTCGCCTCTGAGGCAgtcagcaaagcacagagcctgCAAAACAACGACCCATGGAAAGCAGGAAGCAAGTGAGCAGAAATTTACATTTCAAGTTACATTACACTTCCATTTACAACATGCAGCTGTGATTTACAGGAATACTTGTCAAGGGTGAGAAGACTTTTAATTGACTTTGAATGGCCCTTGCTGTGTTGGAGCTGATGGCTGCGCTTGCTGCGTGCCGCGGTGCAGCCTTGTCAAGTCCCCGTGTGCTGCGTGCGGGTCGGCGCCGCGGAGCCCAGAGCCAGAGTGCCCCGTGTCCCCGCAGCGGGGCGCGAAGCCgaggcggggggcgccgggggcggggccgagCGGCCGCACACCACTAGGGGTCGCTGtgcgccgcccgccgccggggcagCCCACGGGCCAGCGGGCGGGGCGCGCGGCGCCGGCACCCAGGGCGCGGCCTCTCCCGGCACCGCCCGCGGGGCacgcggccccggcccccgccgcctccgggCTGCGCCCCGGGGACCCTGCGGGCGGCCCTCCTCGTGCCGCCGCCGCtcagccccgcgccccctcgCCCGCTCCCTTCTCTCCTGCCGCCCCTCGGCACTCGCCCCGCGACAGGGCAGGGAGCCGCCGCCAGcagccgcccggccccgccgccccccaggCCTCGCCCCGAGCCCAGAGGCACGGGAAAGGCtgccggggcggcgcggccaACGCGGGGCTGCGCCCGCGGCTCCCGACGTGCGGCAGCTCCGGCGCCCAGGCTGCCTCCCCGAGCCGGGCGGCTGCGACACTCGGCGCGCCCCGGCCACACGCACCCCCCCGCGGGAAAAGCCGCATTCCCGGACTCTGCAGCGCCTCGGCCGCAAGGCAGTCCTGGCACCGGGGGCACCCGCCCAGACGCCCGCACTGctgcccaccgccccccccTTATTCCCGCGGGGGAGAAagcggcgcggccccggccccgcccccgcccccggccccgcccgcccggctgCTCCCCGCTCCGCCCCCTCACGGCacggggcggcggcggcgcctccCGTCAGGCCTGGCGGGCGCGCGGCGCTGCCGTCACTGGGCCCCGCCGTCAAAAtggccgcggcggcgggagaTACGAGTCGGTGCGGTGGTGCGCGTGCCTGAGCGCGTAGCTACGGCGCTATGGATGCCTTGGGCTGCATGAAGGCCTTGCTGCTGGCGGCCACGCAGTACCGAGCCGCCAAGACATCGCATAACGCGGAGCTGCTGCAGCGGAGCCTGGAGGTGAGAGTGGCCCAGGCGCTGGTGCCGCGCCCGGAGGCGGCGGGGTGCCTGTCGTTTCCCCCTCGGCCTCGGTGGCTCTCGGCGGGGCCTGGCCGCGGCTGGCTCTTTTCCGCCGTCACCGCCGCGGGCGACCGCAGCGCAGGCCCGGGAGCCGCCGGGGCCTCGGGCCGCTCTCCCCGGGGCGCGGCTCGGCGCCTGGGGGCGGAGGAGCTCTCCCGGTGGCGGCTGCCGGGGGAGCTGGGGGCCGAGGGAGGCCGCCGGGCAGGGGAGCGCAGCGGGCTGGAGCCGTGTCCCCGGGCCGTTGGCATCCCCTTTGTTATTGGGGTCTGTGGTGTCCCTGTGCGTATCCACCGGGGTGTGCAGTGTCTCGATGTGCACAGAGACCGAGCGTGTAACGAGCCCTCGGAGGGACCTTACAGGAGAAATCCACGCAGCCGTGGGTGCCCCTGGGCTCGCTGGTCACGGCTCAGAGCTGGGCCGCTACCCCAGGCCGTGGCAGAGGCCAAAGGGACCGAGCACAGCTTATGTACGCTTGGCAAGTCCTCATCGGTGCCCAAAGGTTTCAagagtttcctttggtcttgtgGGTTCTGCAAACCCACCACCTGATTCTGTCCCAGTCGATTCATCTGTTCGGTTCCCTCGGTTCACAGCTCCTCCTGGGATCGTGACCTTCTCCCcgcctgctttaactcacacactccttcaagcacacctagtctttgaacaagcaattcctattcgCATATACTGACTTTTTCTAGAAGCACCTGCGTTTCTGAGTGCACCTGCGTACACAAAATCGGTCATCTATTGTTTCTCTATTCTCTCACTGATTAACTTGACTatgttttaaaccagccttggcTTAGGGCTGTACAAGGGAcaaggcctggttctgccaaTTACCAGCTTCAGCACTTTCCATCTCTTAATTCAAAATGCATTCTCTTTAACAagccacttttttcttcttctgtcatTCCCCCTAAATTCTGACCCACAAGGATCGCTTATTTACACAGCTTAAAAATGGAGTTTGAAGGGATGACATGGTCTTGTACCTGGAGGTTGCCAGTTTCATGCAACGCATGCTCCAAGGTGTTTGCTGCAAAGGGGTAGGAGGCCTGTCCGCTCACCTCCAGGGAGAGCCTTGGGGTGGGATGCTTGCTATGCTGAGAGACTGCCACAGTGACTGAATTCCTCAAGCTGCGAGGTACCTCTCTCAAATAGagatttggttttttaaatggtaaaacATGACTGTAAGAGTTAGCATTCGGTTTAGCCGCCTTCTCTGTATCCGTTGTAAAGAGGTGTTCCTGGAATACGCAAACCCAACATTGTGTCACTCTATCATGCGAGTATAACTCGTGTGTACCTGTATAGACTTGCAGGTGTGTCACTTTCAGCACCGTCTTATATAGGCTTCTCTGAATTCACGTTCCATTTATTCATCTGAAGCACAGAGTGCTCCCCGAGCAGCACTACCTGTTACCGCTTACCTGTCCTGCCACTGCAGGTTCCTCTGGGTTCCTGTCCATGTCTTTAGAAAGCAGGCTGAGCTGAAGGCTGGTTATTAAATGTTTGTGTTGAGCTatctgttttgttgttcttccaaaataaataaaccctaTCCTTTATCTGTGCTTAAAAGGTATGTCAGAAGAGTAACCTGATATCAGTTCTGTTCAGTGTGTGAAGAAATACAAAGTGTTGCGCTGCTACAGCTATAAAGTTTAAAAGAATGCTGTTACTATGATTTGCTGTCAGCAAGCAAATAGAAGAAGCCCCAATATGTTATAAACAATCACAGTGTAAACTTGGTACTTTCCAAGAGTAAACGGAACACATCCACAGGAATAAATACCAGaggttgtttgttgtttggttttttttaaaaaaaaaacagttcagtGAATGTGATTGCAAATGTGTTGTTAGAGTGGCACTTACATTCTCAGTTTTTCACATACAGAGAAATCTATCTAATACAACTCTGTGCTTTGGCTTCTGTGTTAAATACTTTGTTGCAGTTGAGTAATTAAGGctgtttctctcctttcatCTCCAGGTTATCTCTGGACTGAAACTTACACGATTACTTGCTTCAAACCAGATTCTACCAAGTGAATGTCTCAGTTGCCTAGTAGAACTCCTTGAGGACCCTAATACAAACCCATCTCTGACCTTGTCTGTGGTTACTTTGCTATCACAGCTAGGTAAGGTTTGCATCTGAACCTTTATCTTTGGtctgggaaagggaagggaagacaGGTGCTGATTCTGTGCCATGGGTGATGAACTTCAAAAAAGTGTGAGGTGTGAAAGATGAAGCGTTTTTCATTATAGCAGCATGGTTGGCTGAGCCTCCTGATTGTATGTACAAGGCCAGATGAGATGTTAAATCACCATGAAAAGCATATTTGTAGTCATCGCTGTAAAATGACAATGATTGTGTTTGTCCGAATTTGTTTCCTCACTGGGTAATGTGAGGAATTATTTTCTAGTTCTTGATTTTTGGAGCTTGAAAAGActactgttttttaataatgaaaccTGCCTAGGGGATGCAAAAATAAGGAGAAGCCGTGTTATGTCAACAACTGTCATCACCTCAGTTTACCTCTCTCGTTGGGAGTGTTTGCTGGATATCAGTTTGGGCTTTCCAATGGGCTGGGCCTGTGTGCACCAAGTTTCCAAATAGCTGCAATTACAAAATGGATTCTTCTGCCTCTTACTTGTTCCGTgagatgtgcttttttttattccccctgccctgccttgaTTTTACAGAACTGGGACTTCATGTTCTAGGGAACTCTGTGCTAACTACAACCTGCGTATGTAGTTACAtataaagggaaaaattatCCCTTCACTGCTTAATTTCTCATCATGTATGAGACTTGAGACCTTTATGATGACCCTTGGTTTATCTTCTCTGATTCTTGAAGTTTTTTAGCCTCTTTAATCTTCCTTTTAGGTTTTTGAAACAGTTGCTGTAAAATTGTATTTGATACTGAAGTTCTTAATTATCTTTTCCAACCTGTTGGGCCTGGAAAACTTGAGGAATTAGTTTTCCAACAGTTCCAACTGATTTGTTGCTTTATCTGTCACCCTTGTTTGCTACATCTTTTCCAGGACTGCCTAAGCAGAactggttgttgtttttttttttatttaaccatTGCTAGATAACCCTATCAGGGTATCAGTTTTAGTGTACTTGCCCACTATAGCGTGAAGCAAGAAACTGAGATCATTTGGTTTAAAGCCTTTTAAATGCAGGTTTCAAGATCTCAACAGAACTAAAACTTTATAGGTAGGAGGTAGGCCATTCCTTCACTGTCCAAGCATCTTCAGGGAAAAGTATTAGTGTTTCAATTAACTGTAAGTTTAAAAGTAAGGTAGACATGCAAGTGCGTGGGAGCTGTGATTTATTAGTAGTTAATGGTGAAATACACATGAAAAACTGGTCAAAGACTTAGGCTGCTGATTAGATAGGTAGCTAATACAATTGCTTTTGCTATTAGATATGACTTTTGTTAATAATTCTTGAATTCTAGCTTTAGACAATGAAACTAGAGAAGCTCTTCAGGATACCTACAACCTGACCAGTGTGCTGGCAGGAGTGGTTCGTCGAAGTTCTGCTAATCTTAGCGACCCAGTCTTATTACAGGTAACAGGAACTATTGCTTGGTAATATTTGGCTACTGTTACGTAGTATACATTGTACTGTATGCATCTAATAACTCTTTAAAAGCTCTATCTGAAATAATGTGTTGAGGCAAAGATGATCTTAGCTGTGTAATTTATTTGGTGTATGAGGCTAGTACGACAGGATTTTAGCACTGCATAGAGTTCTTTGTATTCTCTCATTATTCTTGCTTGTGCTTCTCAACTcgaaagaggaaaggaagaaaaaaaaaaaaaaaaacacccaaaatgACAACGGAACAAAAAATCCCCagtttttgaaattatttcaagaaatcACTCTTGAGAGCTTGTAAGATTATTTTCCAGTTGAGGTATTTACTAACATTAGGAGAAATAACTAACAGAAACCTGGAGGTTGTTTTGTCTAATCAATACTTTGGCAGGTAATTGGGAAGGAGTGAAAGGAAAGCTGGCTGGCAGGATTCATGGAAGGTTTGCAGGGCACGTATGCCTCCTTCCTGCTGGTCAATGCTATCTGGCAGTAAATGCAAGGGGGCTGTGCTAATGGAAGCTTATTTCTAGAAGCCAAGGGCAGAcatcactgattatttttttcaaaaactttaaGTACGCACATGACATCTCCTAGTCTGACTTAACCAATTTTAACCTGTCCTTTCTGTGTgcttaacaggaaaaaaattgtttactttttaaaatgtgcgCAGGTTTTCTCGTGTGTGGTTCCAATCTTTCAGTAAGTACTCACTGCTACCTGTGGTCACATCTCTTCTGGAGAGGGGAAGCAGAAAATGAATTTGCTGTAGTTCTGTTGCCCTTCTTCTGTGGAAGATGAGTTAAGCCTCCAGTTAAGAACGCTTTTCTCATGGGTTGCGTATTTCTCAAAGCACTAGGCGTACCAGAAGACTTGGGGATCCAAATGACTTATCAGTCAGTGGGAAAGATTTTTCAGTTGCCAAACAGATCCAATTGTAAGACCTTTAAGCTCTTACATCAGATATTTACATGGTGAGATTTTGTTTCAGCAGCTATTCTGTGCTgtgatttttgtcttgtttcagtAGATTAACTCACTTATGTGCTGAAAGAATGCTGTATAAAGGACTTTAGTACCGTTAGGTCTGTTGGCAGTCTTCACAGCAAATCCATTTTCCTATAGACATACTTTCTGCAAGAGGCTGCAAAGTGCTTTTTGGATTTTGGTGTGACTTTAGGTCATTCAATAGGACAAAGTCCCTTTCTCACTGATAGAATGGAGGACTTGCTGATGAGGCGAACTGGAGAAT
It encodes:
- the SH2D1B gene encoding SH2 domain-containing protein 1B isoform X3; the protein is MEFPFFHGKITKRACEDLLTKNGRNGSYLIRESESVEGALCLCVFFEDLIYTYRIFREHQGYFKIQTSEGVPERRFRTLKDLIYTYEKPNQGLITNLRYPLKKPNTSRRNLGFKSGKDDLYDGEKFSSAFVVWFFLQMTAVTGL